DNA from Thermococcus argininiproducens:
TTTGCAACAATTTTGTTCTCTCTTTCAAGGTGTCGAAGGTGGTACTGGAGATTTCCTATTCCCATCTCAAGTTCTTGAGCTAATTTACGAAAAGTTATTCCTGGATTCTTTGTAATATGCTCCAAGACTCTTTCTCTGCTGGTCATAAGTATCAGAATAAGAATGGTATTAAGACTTTTTAACGGTTTATGGTACGATTCTCAAAACAGAGATCTGATATGGAGCCCCGGGCGGGGTTTGAACCCGCGACCTGCCGCTTACCAAGCGGCCGCTCCACCAGGCTGAGCCACCGGGGCACCGAAAGAAAGAAGCCAAAATCGCTATATAAACTTTTCGCTTTAGGCTTTTTAAAAGCTGTGTATCTGCGTGTTATACTGTATACTGTTTAAGTTATAAGTTATATGTGTTAACGTTTTGTGTGTTAGAGGATGCTATTGACCCTTCAGGATTAAAATTTCAAGTACTGATCTTCCCTCTGTCTTGAAGGGCGAGGCTTTCAGAAGAAAAAAGTAAGATCTCAGACTAAAAAGAGTATATGAATCATCGAACTATTAAAAGGGGGGGCCTTATATTCCCTGCTATCTCCTCTAACAAGCTTCCTATTCTCGTCTTTCCACTCTTCCCATAAGCACCCATCACAACTAGAGAATACTTTCCACTATTTGCTTCTTCTAGAATTTTATCTTTCGCTATACCCTCTACAATTTTTATAGAGCAATTCACGCCTTCACTCTGACAAAATCTCAACATTTCCCCCATTACTTCTTGAATACTCCTTTTCATATTGTTCCACACTTCCTCTTCAAAGCTACGAATTTTTTCAAAGCTTCCTTGTCTTGCACCAAGGTTAAAAGCAACTGCTTTAGCCTCCCTCCTGTCCAAAACTGAGAAAAGGACTATCTTTGCATTTTTCTTTTTCGCAATAGTAAGTGCATGAAGGGCTGCTTTTTGACTCCATTTTGACCCATCTATTAACACAAGTATTCTCATCTTTCACCACCACACATATCTAAACCATAAAACTCCAATACCAACCCCAACTGTGAGTGCCATTACTATAATTCCCATTTTAAGAAAATCCACAAACGTGATTTTTATGTCTTCCTTCGCGGCTATTCCAATGACCACAACGTTTGCTGAAGCTCCAATGGCAGTTCCATTTCCTCCCAAGCATGCTCCTAAACTTAAGGCCCACCAAAGGGGATACGTATCAAGAGACGTTCCCATAGCCTTAATAAGAGGTATCATAGTAGCTGTGAAAGGTATGTTATCTATAATAGCTGAAGCAAATGCTGAGAACCATGCTATAATTAGCATTGCTTCTCCTTCACCATGCATATAAGACATCATCCAACGGGCTATCTGCTCTATAAATCCAGTTTCGACAAGACTCCCCACTAGAATAAACAAACCTCCAAAGAAGAAAAGAGTCGCCCATTCTACTTTTTCTAAAATCCCTTCGGGGTTTTCTCTACTCCAGAATAAGAGCAAAGAAGCACCAAATAATGCCACCACTGCTGGTTCCACACCAAGTTTATCATGAACAAAAAATAGGGTTATCACAATCAAGATAGTAGTTATTGATTTTCTGAAAAGAGCTAAATCTCTGATAGCAGCTCTTTCATCTAAACCATTTAGAGTTCTTAGAATTCTTTCCTTTTTTTCTTCACTGACTCGTAATACCTCCCGATAAGCAAAATAGACTATAATGATCATAACCACTAGATCCAAAAGGGCTATAGGCCCCATGTTACTAATGAACTCATTAAAACTCAGTCCAGCAGCAGAGCCTATCATTATATTAGGAGGGTCTCCAATGAGAGTCGCTGTTCCTCCAATATTAGAAGCAAAGATCTCTGAAAGAAGGAAGGGAAGAGGATTTATCTCCATTAATCTAGAAATATAAAGAAGCATTGGCGTGAGAAGTAAAACCGTTGTTACATTATCCAAAAAAGCACTAACAAGGGCCGTAACAATGGAAAACAATAAAAGGACACGAATAGGTTCACCTTTAGCCAATTTGCTTGTTTTTATTGCAATATATTCAAAAAGACCGCTCATTCTAGTTGTATTAACTATTATCATCATGCCAGCAAGAAGGAGAATTGTGTCTAAATCCAAAAAAATAGGGACTCTCTCCCAAGGGACTATATTTGCCAATAAAACTATAGAAGCTCCCATCATTGCAGCAACTGTCCTGTGAATTCGTTCACTTATTATAAGAGCGTAAGTAAAAATGAAAACCAGTAATGCAAAGAGTTCCATGTTTGTCACTGTTTCACCCCCTAATAGACTACAGCAGGAATTTTCAGGTGTTGAATTATCTTAAGGACTATTGGGCTCAGAGGAGAGGTTTTCGTTATCTCAGATCCATAGGCCCTTGAAATAACAAGCATATCACTATTTTCAGCCAATCTTATTATATCTTCACTTTTGTTCCCAAAAAAGATCCTCCGTTGTACTCTTAACCCAAAATCCTCTAATTCTTTTGCAATCTTATCAAGCATCTCCCTACCTACTATCTCTTCTCTTCGCTTAAATTCCTCACTAGCTTCTTTGCTCAATGTCTGGCTCAATAAATGAAAGATCTCTGAGTCCATGATATACACTAGCAACACACTTGCATCATATGCACTTACAGTTTCATATACCTCATCGGGAATATTTTTTACATACCGATCAAGGGGCATAAGGATTGACCGAATCTCAGGTAGCATTTTTTCTTCTTCTGTAAGCAAGAACTCACGATAGTGTTTTATTATATCTTCATATTTCTTACCTGCTATATGCTTGAACTTTCTCCCGATGAATGAAGAGTAAATACCCATATTTCTCCCCCTTGAATCTTTAGCAAATTCCTTAAAAGAGCTTTGGTTCATTCACTGAATTTTGGATTCATGAACCACAAGAGATATTAAATGGCAAAGAGAGTTAAATTAGCGGGGGTGAATAGAATGAAGAAGATGTTAGCAACATTAATGCTAATTTTCTTGCTTTTACCATTTACAATTGCACAATGTCCAGAGAGTGGAAATACAATCATCCTAAAGGCTCCAGCAGTCTCAAGAACCTCAGGTGGTGAATTAATTGGTATTGCAACAGACTTTATAATAACCGTTGCTCCCGGAACCGGACACGTTTATGTTGAGACTTGGCCTCTTGCAGAAGTAGATATGCAGGCTTCAGCAAGATTGGCAGCACAAATAGCAGGAAAAGTCTTAGGTGTGGATATGAGCAAGTATGACGTTTTTATTCACGTAAAATCTGACGCACCAATCATAGGTGGGCCTTCTGCAGGAGGAACCATGACAGTAGGGATTATTGCAGCCCTTAAGGGATGGAAAATTAGAGAAGACGTTATGATGACAGGGATGATAAATCCAGATGGGAGTATTGGTCCAGTTGGCGGAATCCTCGAGAAAGCCTCTGCAGCATATAGTGTGGGGGCTAAACTTTTCTTAATTCCAGAAGGACAAAGAATTCAAATTGTCGAAACAACAGAAAAGAAACAAATAGGATCAATAGTCGAGATAACGAGTAAGTCGGAAAAAGTGGATGTAGTTGAATATGCCAAAGAGAGATGGGGCTTGGATGTTAAAGAGATCAAAGACATTTACGATGCTGTTTATTACTTTACAGGAAAAAAGATAGAAAAACCTCCGGTACCAGCTAATTTGAATGTTGATACATCTTTTTTAAAAGAGGATGCTGTTAAAGACTATGATGAAACCATTAAATACTACGAAAAGATTGAAAATAAACTTAAAGACAGCGATATTAGTTATACTACCTATTCCTACCTTAAAAATGCTCTAGATGAAGCAAAAAAGAAACTAGACGAAGCTAAGAAGAATCTTGATGAGGGAATGTACTACACAGCTCTAAGCCTTGATTTCCAAGCCAGGATCACAATAAGACACGTGGACTGGTATTTAGATATAAAATCAGACAGTGACTTAGAGAACCTGCTAAAAAGTATTGACAATGAAATAAAGGAAACAGAAAACCATGTTTCAAACATTACAATACGGGGAATAAGTATGCTTCAAGCAGTTGCTGCGAGTGAAGAGAGGATAGAACAAGCAAAGTCCCTCCTAAAAGATGCCTGGTCAAACTATTATGATGGAAATTACTGGAACGCAGTAAGTAGTGCTGCCTTTGCTTACGAGAGAATACAAACTGCAAAATTCTGGGCATCCTTAGGAGAGAGATATGCAAAAGGAGAAGTCATTGAAAGAGATTCAGTAAAAGAGACTGCAAGAGAATACTTGGACAATTCAAGACTAATAATTACTTATATCACTTCCATGTTTGGCGAGGTGAGTCTTCAAGACTTAATTAGTCTAATGAACGAGGGGGAAGAATACTATCTAGATGGAAAATATTCAGCAGCAATATTCTCAGCAATGGAAGCAAGAATCCAAGCTGAGATAATCCTAGACACTCTTGGGATAGATAACGAGACTATTTTAATGGATAAATTACAGAGAATGAAAGAAGATGCCAGAATCGCAATTGCTCAAGCCCAAAAAGAAGGCATTTACCCCGTTTTAAGCCTCTCATACTACGAATTTGCCCAGAGCTATGAAAAGCAAGGAGGAGTGGACAACATCCAAACTGCCATGATGTTTTATCAATACGCCAAAGAAACATCAACTGTTTTCTTAGGAACCACATCTCCTCCGAAAATAACTGAGGAACCTTTGATATCATTAATCCCTAACCAAACTGCAACATCCACTAACACAACTACAGAACCACTACCTGAAACAAAGAAACTCTCAACTCCATTAATAGTTTCCGCTTTAGTCGTAGGCTTAATTCTAGGATTTATCGCCGGAAGAAAATCCTAACTCCTTTTTCAATTCTTAAAGCAAAGCTAAAATAAGATGAAGACATATCTATAACCATGGTATATCGAGAAGTCTCGCTCCTTATAGTGGTTCTTGTATTCACCTCATCAGTTCTACTATTCTTAAAGCCCCGTCTTCAAAAAGAAGGAGGTGAAGTCGTGTATTCAGGAGAGAAAATAATATTACCAAAGCCACTGCTGGAAGGTGAGATGAGTCTTGAGGAAGCAATAGCAAAGAGAATGAGCATCAGAACTTATAAAAATGAACCTTTAACACTAAAAGAACTTTCCCAACTTTTATGGGCAGCTCAGGGAATAACTCACGACAAAAAAAGAGCTGCTCCTAGTGCCGGAGCTACTTATCCATTTGAGATATTCGTAGTTATTGGAAATGTTAAAGGCCTTACCCCAGGCATATATCACTACAATCCCTTTGAACATAGCATGACCCTAACAAAAGAAGGGGATTTCAGAAAAGAGCTTCAAAAAGCAGCCCTTAATCAGAAATGGGTAGGAGATGCGGCAATAGATATAGTTCTTGTAGCATTTTATGAGAGGACAACTTCCTACTATGGCGAACGAGGACGAATGTACGTGCATATGGAAGCTGGACATATAGGTCAAAACATTTATCTCCAAGCAACTGCCCTAAGTCTTGGAACCGTTGCCGTAGGAGCATTTTATGAAAATGAAGTGGCAAAGATCATTGGTACTGATGGAGTTCCACTCTATATTTTCCCAGTAGGGAGGATTTGATATGGTTGTGCTAGATCACTATACCCTCGGTTATATAACATTTGGTCTTATGAGCCTCTCAATGCTAAGTGGTGCCTTTATTTTCTTATCTAAAAGAAGAGAAACATGGATAAAGATTCACATCATTTTGAGCATCCTAGCATATCTTTTTATGGTGTGGACTATATGGATCGTGAGATGACATACCCAACTTGAAAGACAAGGTTTTCAAGGAATAAGCTTATTAACACTCTCACCTCAGATTTTATGGTGATAAGAGAATGTTTGTTAGCCATTATAAAGATGTCGAGGAAAAAGATGTTACAATTGAAGGTGTTGAGAATACGACAATTAGATGGCTCGTTTCTCCAAAAATCGGGGCCAAAAACTTTGCAATGAGATACTTTGTTATTAGAAAAGGCGGGAAAATCCCCATTCATCAACATGACTGGGAGCATGAGATATTTATTGTGAAAGGGGAAGGCTACATAACAAACGGCAGAAAAACCGTGAAAGCAATCCCAGGAAGTTTCCTTTATGTACCACCAAATGAACCCCATGGATATGAGAATCCCGATTCAGAAACCTTTGAATTTTTATGCATAATCCCTGTAAAAGAAGAAAGCATACCTCCCGAAGAAAAGGGTCAGTGATTACAATAATTTGGTTATTTTCTATATTTTTGCTTCTATTATTAACACATAGCTATCTATTATTTCCGAAAATTTTTTAAGCCACATATGACATACGTTGAGCGGGCTTTAATGGCAAATGGAATTAAAATCGGAATCGAAGAAAAAGTGGAATCAAAGAAAGCTGTTCTTTTAGGATTTCAACATGTTCTTGCAATGTTTGGAGCAACTGTTACAGTGCCTCTTGTTGTTGGAACAGCGATTGGACTTAATGGAAAAGACATTGCACTTTTAATTCAAGTAGTTCTACTAGCCATGGGAATAGCAACCCTTTTGCAAACTACTATAGGGTCGAGATATCCAATAGTCCAGGGATCCAGTTTTGCCTTCATACCAGGACTCATAAGTATAGGAAATAACTTAGGATTACCTGCTGTAGAAGGGGCTTTGATAATTGGTGGATTAATAGAAGCTGCAATAGGTGGTTTTGGAATCATTGGAAAGCTCAAAAAGCTCTTTTCACCTGTTGTCACCGGAGTCACAATAATGCTGATAGGATTTTCGCTTGCTCATGTAGCCGTAAAGTATACATTTAACTTCTTTGCTGATCCAAATGGAACAAGCATTCCAAAAGCATTCTTTATAGCACTAATAACCTTTGCAACCACTATGCATGTAGCACTTAAAGGAAAAGGGTCATTGAGAGCAATGCCCGTAATTGCAGGGGCATTTGTGGGATATACAGCGAGTATAGTTTTGGGGATGACTGATTTCACACTTGTAAAGGAACTCCCACTTATAAATATTCCAAAACCTCTTCCATGGGGAACTCCAGTATTTAATGCAACTGCAATAATAACCCTTCTCTTTGCTTTCATGGTGAGCATCATAGAAAGTGTAGGAGATTATCATGCAATTTCAGCAATAGCAGAAGCCCCAATAACAAACAAAAACATTAGCAGAGGAATTATGAGTGAAGGATTGGCATGTTCAATAGCTGGAATTCTTGGAGCCTGTGGTACTACAAGTTATTCTGAAAATATTGGACTCGTAGCTCTAACAAAAATTGCAAGCAGACAAGTGGTGCAAGTAGGTGGGGTAGTACTAATACTCCTAGCTATGATTCCCAAATTCTCTGGAATTTTGGCTTCAATGCCTCATCCTGTACTTGGAGGTCTTACAATAGCACTTTACGGTATGATAAGCGTCACAGGGCTTAGATTAATAAAGGATAAAGTTGAGTTAAATGATAGAAACATGCTCATAATTGCAAGTGCCCTAATAGTCGGATTGGGCGCCCCTCAACTACCTCCCGAGTTCCTTGAACATTTCCCTCAAATTGTTAGTAGTATTTTAGAATCGGGAATGGCTATTGGAGCTCTAACTGCCATACTCCTTGATCAGATATTGAGGTGAGGAAAGATGATAAAGGATGAAAGATGGGAAAAAGTTTACTCATTTGACGACTCTCCATATTTGATGGAGATTTTAACAGAGTTAAGGAATAAAGAGACGGATTCAATAGCCTTTAGAAAAGGCCTTGTAAAACTTGGAAGATTTATGGGATACGAGATAATAAAAACAATGGACATCGAGAAAATAAAAATAGAAACCCCTTTAGAGGAAACTGAAGGGATAATCGTCAAGGATAGAAGAAATATTGTGATCGTCACTGTGTTAAGGGCCGCAGTTCCTCTTATGGAAGGGCTTGTAAAGGTATTCGAGCATGCCCGTATTGGAATTGTTTCAGCATCAAGAGGAAAAGCTCCTAAGTTTGAGATAGAAATGAATTACATTAAGATACCCCAAATAACCCCAGAAGATACTGTAATAATAGCCGATCCCATGATAGCCACAGGTTCAACACTGGTAAAAGTTATTGAAGAAGTCAAAAAGTATGGCACTCCAAAACGCCTCATAGTCCTCGGTGTTCTTGCTGCACCTGAAGGAATAGAGAGAATAAAAGAAGAGTTTCCAGAGGCCGAGATATTTGTAACAAAAATAGACAGAGAGCTTAACAGTAAGGGTTATATCCTCCCCGGTCTTGGAGATGCAGGTGATAGGGCATTCGGAGCACCAATTAAAATTTCTACCCTACCTCAAGTCCACACAATAGAGTAGCGAAAACTTAATAGCTTCCCTTTCTTAATATTTTTCGATCACCATGGCAGGCATTGATGAGATAGACAAGAAACTCCTGATAGAACTTAGAAAGAACGGAAGGGCCACGCTTACCGAGTTGAGCAAAAAATTAGGACTCTCTGTAGCCAGTGTGAAGAATAGAGTAGATAAACTTGAAAGACTTGGTGCTATAAAGGGATATTCCACCCTTGT
Protein-coding regions in this window:
- a CDS encoding universal stress protein, which gives rise to MRILVLIDGSKWSQKAALHALTIAKKKNAKIVLFSVLDRREAKAVAFNLGARQGSFEKIRSFEEEVWNNMKRSIQEVMGEMLRFCQSEGVNCSIKIVEGIAKDKILEEANSGKYSLVVMGAYGKSGKTRIGSLLEEIAGNIRPPLLIVR
- a CDS encoding SLC13 family permease; amino-acid sequence: MELFALLVFIFTYALIISERIHRTVAAMMGASIVLLANIVPWERVPIFLDLDTILLLAGMMIIVNTTRMSGLFEYIAIKTSKLAKGEPIRVLLLFSIVTALVSAFLDNVTTVLLLTPMLLYISRLMEINPLPFLLSEIFASNIGGTATLIGDPPNIMIGSAAGLSFNEFISNMGPIALLDLVVMIIIVYFAYREVLRVSEEKKERILRTLNGLDERAAIRDLALFRKSITTILIVITLFFVHDKLGVEPAVVALFGASLLLFWSRENPEGILEKVEWATLFFFGGLFILVGSLVETGFIEQIARWMMSYMHGEGEAMLIIAWFSAFASAIIDNIPFTATMIPLIKAMGTSLDTYPLWWALSLGACLGGNGTAIGASANVVVIGIAAKEDIKITFVDFLKMGIIVMALTVGVGIGVLWFRYVWW
- a CDS encoding universal stress protein, translated to MGIYSSFIGRKFKHIAGKKYEDIIKHYREFLLTEEEKMLPEIRSILMPLDRYVKNIPDEVYETVSAYDASVLLVYIMDSEIFHLLSQTLSKEASEEFKRREEIVGREMLDKIAKELEDFGLRVQRRIFFGNKSEDIIRLAENSDMLVISRAYGSEITKTSPLSPIVLKIIQHLKIPAVVY
- a CDS encoding S16 family serine protease, yielding MKKMLATLMLIFLLLPFTIAQCPESGNTIILKAPAVSRTSGGELIGIATDFIITVAPGTGHVYVETWPLAEVDMQASARLAAQIAGKVLGVDMSKYDVFIHVKSDAPIIGGPSAGGTMTVGIIAALKGWKIREDVMMTGMINPDGSIGPVGGILEKASAAYSVGAKLFLIPEGQRIQIVETTEKKQIGSIVEITSKSEKVDVVEYAKERWGLDVKEIKDIYDAVYYFTGKKIEKPPVPANLNVDTSFLKEDAVKDYDETIKYYEKIENKLKDSDISYTTYSYLKNALDEAKKKLDEAKKNLDEGMYYTALSLDFQARITIRHVDWYLDIKSDSDLENLLKSIDNEIKETENHVSNITIRGISMLQAVAASEERIEQAKSLLKDAWSNYYDGNYWNAVSSAAFAYERIQTAKFWASLGERYAKGEVIERDSVKETAREYLDNSRLIITYITSMFGEVSLQDLISLMNEGEEYYLDGKYSAAIFSAMEARIQAEIILDTLGIDNETILMDKLQRMKEDARIAIAQAQKEGIYPVLSLSYYEFAQSYEKQGGVDNIQTAMMFYQYAKETSTVFLGTTSPPKITEEPLISLIPNQTATSTNTTTEPLPETKKLSTPLIVSALVVGLILGFIAGRKS
- a CDS encoding SagB/ThcOx family dehydrogenase; the encoded protein is MVYREVSLLIVVLVFTSSVLLFLKPRLQKEGGEVVYSGEKIILPKPLLEGEMSLEEAIAKRMSIRTYKNEPLTLKELSQLLWAAQGITHDKKRAAPSAGATYPFEIFVVIGNVKGLTPGIYHYNPFEHSMTLTKEGDFRKELQKAALNQKWVGDAAIDIVLVAFYERTTSYYGERGRMYVHMEAGHIGQNIYLQATALSLGTVAVGAFYENEVAKIIGTDGVPLYIFPVGRI
- a CDS encoding cupin domain-containing protein, translated to MFVSHYKDVEEKDVTIEGVENTTIRWLVSPKIGAKNFAMRYFVIRKGGKIPIHQHDWEHEIFIVKGEGYITNGRKTVKAIPGSFLYVPPNEPHGYENPDSETFEFLCIIPVKEESIPPEEKGQ
- a CDS encoding uracil-xanthine permease family protein; amino-acid sequence: MANGIKIGIEEKVESKKAVLLGFQHVLAMFGATVTVPLVVGTAIGLNGKDIALLIQVVLLAMGIATLLQTTIGSRYPIVQGSSFAFIPGLISIGNNLGLPAVEGALIIGGLIEAAIGGFGIIGKLKKLFSPVVTGVTIMLIGFSLAHVAVKYTFNFFADPNGTSIPKAFFIALITFATTMHVALKGKGSLRAMPVIAGAFVGYTASIVLGMTDFTLVKELPLINIPKPLPWGTPVFNATAIITLLFAFMVSIIESVGDYHAISAIAEAPITNKNISRGIMSEGLACSIAGILGACGTTSYSENIGLVALTKIASRQVVQVGGVVLILLAMIPKFSGILASMPHPVLGGLTIALYGMISVTGLRLIKDKVELNDRNMLIIASALIVGLGAPQLPPEFLEHFPQIVSSILESGMAIGALTAILLDQILR
- the upp gene encoding uracil phosphoribosyltransferase — protein: MIKDERWEKVYSFDDSPYLMEILTELRNKETDSIAFRKGLVKLGRFMGYEIIKTMDIEKIKIETPLEETEGIIVKDRRNIVIVTVLRAAVPLMEGLVKVFEHARIGIVSASRGKAPKFEIEMNYIKIPQITPEDTVIIADPMIATGSTLVKVIEEVKKYGTPKRLIVLGVLAAPEGIERIKEEFPEAEIFVTKIDRELNSKGYILPGLGDAGDRAFGAPIKISTLPQVHTIE